DNA sequence from the Thauera sedimentorum genome:
GCTAGCTAACTCCCAGTTGGCCTATATTATGAATGTACTCATCGCGTTGCGATGAGGTTCAATCGCAACGCACACTGTTGCGTCTGAAAGGGTCTGCAGATTATTTCGCTCCGATTCTGAGCGTTGTGCTGTGTGGCCTACCCGTGAAATCCGACTGTTACCACAATGTGGTAGGCGTCTGCTCGGACAAGTCACGCACTTTTCCCGTCAAACGATTCCGAAGTGGCTAGCGCTTGTGGCATTGCGCTACGGCGTCAGTCGTCGCATCTGCTCATCTACGGAGTTCGTAAACAATAGGGGAAAATGTATGAAAGCACTCAGAATCAAGCAAGTTATTGAAAAGACGGGCCTTGGGCGTAGCAGTATCTATGCTCTTCTGGCGAAGGGAATGTTTCCGAAGCAGACGTTGCTCGCAGCTAGAGTTGCTGTGTGGGCGGAAGAGGAGGTAGATGGCTGGCTTCGGGACCGGTTCTCAAGCCGAAGTGCATGCTGATTGTAGTCATGTGTGAGCATCAAGCATCAAATGATGTGTAGATGCCAATAATCCGATGCCGTGTCACTTCGCTTCAACGTATTTATTCAGATACTTAACGGAGCGAGTGGCGGCATCGGTGACGACTAGCCCATGGTAGGCACGGTCAGCCAATGTGCCTCAACTTTGGTACATAAATAATCACTGCTAAGCGAGACTCGCTAGCAAGCTGGACGCATCCCTAAGCTACTGGTTTTCATTCCTAGCCCTTTGGAGCATTAGTCGAGGTGCGTCTATAAGATATAGGTTCAAAGCTAAATGAATACTGCAACAAGTCAAGAGAGTTTCTACGAAAACAAACACGAAGAGCGGCAGAAATTAAAACAAGGTTACTCAGAATTTATTGAGCGCCAGAACTTTACGTGGCACCTAACCGCAAACTTCAACAGAGACACAACGCACGTTCAGGGCTGGAAAATCCTGAAGAATTGGTCTGCGCGAGTTGATAGACGGCTTCACGGGAGAAACTTCCACAGGAAATCTATCGACGAAAGGCTTTTCTTTATTGCCGTACCAGAGATCGGTGGAAGTAGTGGGTACTTGCACTACCACATCGTTGCGAAGATGCCTATTCACTCAGAGGCTTGCTTCGAACTTGTGGCGGCTTCAGTTTGGGAAGAGCTGGTGCGAACAGGTGATTTATTCTGTCAAAAAATCCAGAATTCTGCCGAGGATGTTAGTAGGGTGGTGAGCTACGACATCAAGGATATATGGAAAAATAACGGTTTAGAGCAAATAATCATTTCCACAGAATTTGCGCCAAATAATTAATTGATCCATCGCGCCGTCGTGGTGGTTCAAACGTGTTCGACAACGTGAAGCACTAGA
Encoded proteins:
- a CDS encoding AlpA family phage regulatory protein; protein product: MKALRIKQVIEKTGLGRSSIYALLAKGMFPKQTLLAARVAVWAEEEVDGWLRDRFSSRSAC